A single Phytohabitans houttuyneae DNA region contains:
- a CDS encoding ABC transporter ATP-binding protein, translating into MNDVAADVPVRADVPPWRVMLSFIRPHVLALVGGGLLSLVTGATGLALPLVVRELIDDLTAGRPVAAVLALMTVLVVANAAIGALGTYVLRRTAESVVLTARRGLVARLLRLRLGVVESTEPGDLMSRVTADTTLLREVTTNSLVGGATSLITLVATVVMMALLDAVLLGVTLGALLAAGVVIGLVVPRINRAARRAQESIGVIGAALERMFGAFRTVKASGAEEHEQRRAVEAAGEAWRASVRAAKWGAVAGNTAGLAAQVAFLAVLGTGGARVASGSVDIGTLIAFLLYVFYLMAPVNQLVSAVTQYQVGAAAVARIQQAHGMPVEPTGPPAEPPVAGAAPATVTFVDVRFRYREELPEVHRGVSFHVPAGGMTAFVGPSGAGKTTIFSLIERFYEADGGEVLVDGIDVREWSIAGLRATIGYVEQDAPVLSGSLRENLLLGAQWAGEDELVEVLRTARLDRLVARLPDGLETQVGHRGTKLSGGERQRVAIARALLRRPRLLLLDEATSQLDAVNEAALRDTIADVAHTTTVLVVAHRLSTVTSADRIVVMDAGEVRAVGTHAQLVSADALYAELAATQFLAATPS; encoded by the coding sequence GTGAACGACGTGGCTGCCGATGTCCCCGTGCGCGCCGACGTTCCGCCCTGGCGGGTCATGCTCTCGTTCATCCGGCCGCACGTCCTGGCTCTGGTGGGCGGCGGCCTGCTCAGCCTGGTGACCGGGGCGACCGGGTTGGCGCTGCCGCTGGTGGTCCGCGAGCTGATCGACGACCTGACCGCCGGCCGCCCGGTCGCGGCCGTGCTGGCGCTGATGACGGTGCTGGTGGTGGCCAACGCGGCGATCGGCGCGCTCGGCACGTACGTGCTACGGCGCACCGCCGAGTCGGTGGTCCTGACCGCCCGGCGCGGGCTTGTGGCGCGGCTGCTGCGGCTGCGCCTCGGCGTGGTGGAGAGCACCGAGCCGGGCGACCTGATGTCGCGCGTGACCGCCGATACCACGCTGCTGCGCGAGGTGACCACCAACTCCCTCGTCGGCGGCGCGACAAGCCTCATCACGCTAGTGGCCACGGTGGTGATGATGGCGCTGCTCGACGCGGTGCTGCTCGGCGTTACGCTCGGTGCGCTCCTCGCCGCGGGCGTCGTGATCGGCCTCGTCGTCCCCCGCATCAACCGGGCCGCCCGCCGGGCGCAGGAGTCGATCGGCGTGATCGGGGCGGCGCTGGAGCGGATGTTCGGCGCCTTCCGCACGGTCAAGGCCTCCGGCGCCGAGGAGCACGAGCAACGCCGCGCCGTCGAGGCGGCCGGCGAGGCGTGGCGGGCCAGCGTCCGCGCGGCCAAGTGGGGCGCGGTGGCCGGCAACACCGCCGGGCTCGCCGCGCAGGTGGCGTTCCTGGCGGTGCTCGGCACCGGCGGTGCGCGGGTGGCGTCCGGCAGCGTCGACATCGGCACGCTCATCGCGTTCCTGCTGTACGTCTTCTACCTGATGGCCCCGGTCAACCAGCTCGTCTCGGCGGTCACGCAGTACCAGGTCGGCGCCGCCGCGGTGGCCCGCATCCAGCAGGCGCACGGCATGCCGGTGGAGCCGACCGGCCCGCCGGCCGAGCCGCCGGTCGCCGGTGCCGCGCCGGCCACCGTCACGTTCGTCGACGTCCGATTCCGGTACCGGGAGGAGCTTCCCGAGGTACATCGCGGCGTCAGCTTCCACGTCCCGGCCGGCGGCATGACCGCGTTCGTCGGGCCGTCCGGCGCCGGCAAGACCACGATCTTCTCCCTCATCGAGCGGTTCTACGAAGCCGACGGCGGCGAGGTGCTCGTCGACGGCATCGACGTACGCGAGTGGTCGATCGCGGGGCTGCGGGCCACCATCGGGTACGTCGAGCAGGACGCGCCGGTGCTCTCCGGATCGCTGCGCGAAAACCTGCTGCTCGGTGCGCAGTGGGCCGGCGAGGATGAGCTCGTCGAGGTGCTGCGCACCGCCCGGCTCGACCGCCTCGTGGCCCGGCTGCCCGACGGGCTCGAGACCCAGGTCGGGCACCGCGGCACCAAGCTCTCCGGCGGCGAACGGCAGCGGGTCGCGATAGCCCGCGCGCTGCTGCGCCGGCCGAGGCTGCTCCTGCTCGACGAGGCAACCTCGCAGCTCGACGCCGTCAATGAGGCGGCGCTGCGCGACACCATCGCCGACGTCGCGCACACCACCACGGTGCTGGTGGTCGCGCACCGGCTGTCGACCGTGACGTCGGCCGACCGCATCGTCGTGATGGACGCCGGCGAGGTGCGCGCGGTCGGCACGCACGCACAGCTCGTCTCGGCCGATGCCCTCTACGCGGAGCTTGCCGCGACCCAGTTTCTCGCCGCGACCCCGTCGTAG
- a CDS encoding SigE family RNA polymerase sigma factor, with amino-acid sequence MRDADGFDEFYRATSARMLRYGFALTGDLPEAQDLVQEAYIRAWQRWRRLAEYDNTEAWVRLVLTRLATDSWRGLRNRRVALRRAGPPGDAPAPSEDTVLLVSALRRLPAAQRRAVALHYLCDMSVAEIAVETGSSTGTVKSWLSRGRTGLAAVLDDLMTEANDVA; translated from the coding sequence ATGCGCGACGCGGACGGCTTCGACGAGTTCTACCGGGCGACGTCGGCTCGGATGCTGCGCTACGGGTTCGCCCTGACCGGTGACCTGCCCGAGGCGCAGGACCTTGTGCAGGAGGCATACATCCGGGCCTGGCAGCGGTGGCGGCGGCTCGCCGAGTACGACAACACCGAGGCATGGGTACGGCTGGTGCTGACCCGGCTCGCCACCGACAGCTGGCGGGGCCTGCGCAACCGGCGGGTGGCCCTGCGCCGCGCCGGTCCGCCCGGCGACGCCCCGGCGCCCAGCGAAGACACAGTGCTGCTGGTCAGCGCGCTGCGGCGCCTGCCCGCCGCCCAGCGCCGGGCGGTCGCGCTGCACTACCTGTGCGACATGTCGGTGGCCGAGATCGCGGTCGAGACGGGGTCGTCCACCGGGACGGTCAAGTCCTGGCTGTCCCGCGGGCGGACGGGCCTCGCCGCCGTACTCGATGATCTGATGACGGAGGCGAACGATGTCGCCTGA
- a CDS encoding TerD family protein: protein MTIALTPGQTMALTGARGKPARVRMGLGWTSTRGRVDLDASVLLYSADGTLVDQVWYGQLASTDGSVAHTGDNITGEGEGDLESIRVDLSQLPEAVSTLVFTVNSYSGQRFSVVSDAYCRLVDETYGDEELGSFNLSASGPHTAQIMAKLTRDGTAWTMTAIGRPAGGKRYDDLLTVVAGCLGVVGPASDLASARDHDVAPVRTGPSRAAVVVIVVVLALAVLVAATQLR from the coding sequence ATGACGATCGCTCTGACGCCCGGCCAGACGATGGCGCTGACGGGGGCGCGTGGCAAGCCGGCGCGGGTCCGGATGGGCCTTGGCTGGACCTCGACCAGGGGACGGGTCGACCTGGACGCGTCGGTCCTGCTGTACTCCGCCGACGGCACGCTGGTCGACCAGGTGTGGTACGGCCAGCTGGCCAGCACGGACGGGTCGGTGGCGCACACCGGCGACAACATCACCGGCGAGGGCGAGGGTGATCTGGAGTCGATCCGGGTCGACCTTTCCCAGCTGCCGGAGGCGGTCAGCACCCTGGTGTTCACCGTGAACTCGTACAGCGGGCAGCGGTTCTCCGTGGTCAGCGACGCCTACTGCCGGCTTGTCGACGAGACGTACGGCGACGAGGAGCTGGGGTCATTCAACCTCAGCGCCTCCGGTCCGCACACGGCCCAGATCATGGCCAAGCTCACCCGGGACGGCACGGCGTGGACCATGACCGCGATCGGCCGCCCGGCCGGCGGGAAGCGGTACGACGACCTGCTCACCGTGGTGGCCGGCTGCCTCGGCGTCGTGGGCCCGGCAAGCGACCTGGCGTCCGCGCGGGACCACGATGTGGCGCCCGTCCGGACGGGCCCGAGCCGGGCGGCGGTGGTCGTCATCGTGGTCGTGCTGGCCCTGGCCGTGCTCGTCGCGGCGACGCAGCTGAGATAA
- a CDS encoding alpha/beta fold hydrolase: MTDVDPAAHSLDVPGARLYYERRGSGPLLLLLGSPMDSARFAGLARALADRHTVVTYDPRGIGNSTREDATSDLTPEQQADDVRRLLEALDGGPVDVFASSGGAVVGLALVTAHPDLVRTLVAHEPPVVDVLADRAQVHAQVEHIYDTYRTHGPERAKAMHVYMVHAGVAAPPTTRTSTPPREPSTEERDRKRAKTHVYYAHLLRPTTRYRPDIEKLCAASTRIVIGCGATSKGQLASRAAVALAARLGVSPVEFPGDHLGFVPLPEECAEVLHHVLQETP; this comes from the coding sequence ATGACTGACGTCGATCCGGCGGCACACAGCCTTGATGTGCCCGGCGCCCGGTTGTACTACGAGCGCCGGGGTTCCGGGCCCTTACTGCTCCTGCTCGGCTCTCCAATGGACAGTGCCCGCTTCGCCGGGCTCGCCCGGGCGCTGGCCGACCGGCACACCGTCGTGACGTACGACCCGCGCGGGATCGGCAACAGCACCCGCGAGGACGCCACGTCGGACCTGACGCCGGAGCAGCAGGCCGACGACGTGCGCCGGCTGCTGGAGGCCCTCGACGGCGGGCCGGTCGACGTCTTCGCCAGCAGCGGCGGCGCGGTCGTCGGCCTCGCTCTCGTCACCGCCCACCCCGACCTCGTCCGGACGCTGGTGGCCCACGAGCCGCCGGTGGTCGACGTGCTGGCCGACCGCGCGCAGGTGCACGCCCAGGTCGAACACATCTACGACACGTACCGCACGCACGGGCCGGAGCGGGCCAAGGCGATGCACGTGTACATGGTGCACGCCGGCGTGGCCGCGCCCCCGACCACGCGGACGAGCACACCGCCCCGTGAACCGTCCACGGAGGAGCGAGACCGAAAGCGCGCCAAGACCCACGTCTACTACGCGCACCTGTTGCGCCCGACCACCCGCTACCGGCCGGACATCGAGAAGCTGTGCGCGGCGTCGACGCGCATCGTCATCGGGTGCGGCGCCACCTCCAAGGGGCAGCTGGCCAGCCGCGCGGCGGTCGCCCTGGCCGCCCGGCTCGGCGTGAGCCCGGTCGAGTTTCCCGGCGACCACCTGGGCTTCGTCCCCCTGCCGGAGGAATGCGCCGAGGTGCTGCACCACGTCCTCCAGGAAACCCCCTGA
- a CDS encoding MmcQ/YjbR family DNA-binding protein: MTGPADVPPEILDMLRPICLGLPETYEEPAWVGIRWRIRKRTFAHVLTADPDHQMAYARAAATGSPTCMLTFRSPGDEIDGLVASGHPFFKPGWGADVVGMVLDGRVDWDEVGELLTESYRVLAPKKLAAQVEGPPGRA, from the coding sequence ATGACCGGCCCCGCAGACGTGCCACCCGAGATCCTCGACATGCTCCGGCCGATCTGTCTCGGCCTGCCGGAGACCTACGAGGAGCCGGCCTGGGTCGGCATCCGCTGGCGCATCCGCAAGCGCACGTTCGCCCACGTGCTCACCGCCGACCCCGACCACCAGATGGCGTATGCGCGTGCCGCCGCGACCGGCAGCCCCACCTGCATGCTGACGTTCCGGTCGCCCGGCGACGAGATCGACGGCCTGGTCGCCAGCGGCCACCCGTTCTTCAAGCCCGGGTGGGGCGCGGACGTCGTCGGCATGGTCCTCGACGGGCGCGTCGACTGGGACGAGGTCGGCGAGCTTCTCACCGAAAGCTACCGCGTCCTCGCGCCCAAGAAGTTGGCCGCGCAGGTGGAGGGGCCACCGGGTCGGGCCTGA